The Ruminococcaceae bacterium R-25 DNA segment AATGCTCCTGCTATCTGGCAGAAGGTTATCGAAAAGGCTATCTACGCAAAAGTAGATGTTGCAAACTATGAGAACAGAAGAAACCTTCTTTACTCCAATATCGTTGACGCAGGCTTTGATGCTGTTAAGCCTAACGGCGCTCTCTACATCTTCATGAACACACCTGAGGGTCTGACAGACGAAGAGTTCGCTAAGATCTGCGCCAAGCAGAATCTCCTTCTCGTTAAGGGTTCGAGCTTTGCACGCCCCGGGTACTGCCGTCTTGCTTTCTGCGTTTCTGAAGCTTCTATCAGGAATTCCAGAAAGGCTTTCTTCGCAGTTGCTGAAGAGTTGGGCTTAAGCCACAGAACTGAACTCTGATAAGCATTAACTTAGGAAGGTATCAGCGTAACTATAAAGCGCCAGCTGTTTCCTTTCTCTCTGGCACAGGTGATCAGGGTTACCATCACGGGATAATCTTCTGAAGTGCCGACATAATCTTGAAGATCATAGGGTGAACAGTAGTATCTGCCGTTCACCCTATAATTTTGCTCAAAGCCTTCGGGTGTGGTTATTGTGACGGCAGCGCCGTTTTTTATCTTTGTAAGTTTATCGAAGATAGTATGTGTAATGTTATTCCTGTGTCCTACTATTATGCTGTTGCCTTTATCTCCGGGACTGGGCGAATAATCCATAAGGATCACGCCGTAGCGCATGGCCAGATCCGTGTTTTCTTCCCATATAGGTTCTTCGATATCTAGTGAAGGTATGCTGATTATCCCAATAAGATGCAGCTTATCTGTCGCGTTAGTATTTCCTGCGGTATATCTCGCTATCTGTATCAATCCTTCTGCTGCATTTTCTTCAGCTGTAGTCTCTTCGCCATTTATAGCAAGATAGTCGCCTTTAGGCACATCATATTCAACATCGTCATTTTCTCTTCTGTTAAGCACTTCATCTTTTACAGTATTCCGGATATAGGACTTCGCATATTCTTCCAGGAACAAAAGCATCCCGATAACGGATAAGATTATCAGGACTGCTCCCAGAAACGCTTTGAAATAGTTGCTTTTCATCTTATGTTCCTTTTGATCATTTTTCTCTTGATCTCATCCGTTACAAAATATGCGCCGGCACCAACTGACACCAAGAAGATCACTGCGCCTATAACAGTCTTGCTGCTTAAGAGTTCGCCTGATATAGGAATGTCTGTTACCGAAAGGCTCTGGTCTTTGTTATCCAGGTCTTCGTGCGCTATTACCCGGATATCCTCATACTGGATGCCGAGAGCGGTTTCTTCTTCGGTCGACATGTCGTAGATATTCTCGATCACGACGACCGTATCTCCGCTGTTAAGGCCCTGTGCCTTGAACTTTAGTTTTACATCTACAACTCCGGAAGGTTCCTCCGGTTCGAACTTCTGCAACGATACTACTTCGGTACCTTTGCTTGTGACCTCCGAACCGCTGCTGAGCTTTAAGGTCGCTTTTGCATAGTATGTATGCCCCACTTCCAGATTCTCGTAGCTTACGTGATCGACGATCGTTACTGTCGAATTCTTAAGGAAGGTCTTGTCGCCCTTTACTGTGGTTGCCAGTGTTTTACACGAAGGCCTTCTTACAGTCTGACCTTCATCGTTTATGTCTTCGTGCACAGCGATAGGATTTGTTCCGTTCTCGGTCTTTACTGATTCGAATACAACCAGTTCTATCGTATCCAGCGGCACATTAACGTTCTCGAAAGGAACGATCACGTAACCGTCAGGTGATTTGGGCGTAAACTTGACCGTCTTTGTATATGTATTTCCGTCTGAATCCACATATGGCTCACCCGTTGCTTTATCCATCAGGATTCCTGTCGCGATATATTTGTCACCTGGATTAAGGCCTGTAAAGCTCAGGCTGTCGTTAATACCTATCGTCTCAGATAATGTCATTACACTTGTATTCGTATTGGCATCTGTGGCACTGGTTGAAATCGCCGGACTTATCGATATGGTCTGATCGTTGTCATTAAGATCTTTATGTTCTGCTATTACGATATCTCTAAAAATTAATGTCTCAGTGCAAACTACTGACAATTCCGCCGCACCTTCTGCAAATGCCTGTTCAAACAACAATCCGCTGTCGATCTTAAATCTAACAGAAACATCTCCCGTGACTACTTCTCTTCCCTTTTCGTCCAACGAGATCTCACCTAAAGACTTATCTGCTTTAAAGGTTACTGTTGTCTTATATTCGTTTCCGTCCTTGTCCTTAAGAATCCCACCTGAGATCTTATTTACCAGGCAGCCGGTTATCTTGTATTCATAGCCTGCTGTCAGGTTTTCGAAATGGACCTTATCTGTCAGCTCGATATCCTTGCCGCAGTTGATCTTATGCGACTGGTTGTTATCTGTAAGAGACGTTGACAACAAAGGCTTGATGTCGATCTTGTTTGCCGCCTTAACTTCTATAACTTTATTGTCATCTGCTTTAGTAAGTTTAAATATCCTGGACTTGCCTGTTGTACCGTCGTCCCAAGTCACCTTATATGCAGGTTCGACCTTCTCGTCCACCCTGTACCAGCCTGTAGGAAGATTCGTGAAAACAAGATATCCCTTGCTGTCGGTCTTACCGTTTGACAAGGGCTTGCTGTCCCATACCGGTTCTTCGTTAAGGCCACCGTAAGTTATGGAAAATTCCACGTTACTGATAACTTTGTCCTCAGAAGATTTGGCGACCTTTACCGAGCATTCTAATCTGTCATTAACTACAGTTTCTTTAATGGTGTCGGCGGCAACAGTTATTTCCTTGTACCACTTTCCGTCTTTCCCGTCTGTGAATCCTTCAGGGACCTCATATACATACCTGGCTTTAGATCCATGATAAGAAATATCAGGACACACCTCGCATAGAACGTATCTTCCGCAAGGCACGTCTGCGAGCTCAAAAGCAGCTGCCCCCTGTGATTTCCATTTAACTTTTCCATCTTTATCTGACACTCCTTCCGCTAATTTAATTGTCTTGTCTTTATTCCAAAGTTCGAAAACACAGCCTTCTTTTGAATCGTCTTTATCCTTAACCTCTTTATAGACTTCGATCTTGCCCGAAAGCTTGTTGTTCTCGCATGTAAACGAGTATGTTTTCTTTGAGCCTAAGCTATCTGTCTTAAACATATACTTATAAGTCGTTTCGTTTACTTTCTCCCAGTCTGAATCATTGGTGAATTCGTAATCTATGGTATTGCCGTCACTGCAAGCAAAGGGAGGAGCTTTTTCGAAGGTCTCGGTTATTACATATTCGGTATCGTACTTGAGCGGGAAAGAACTGGTCCCTTCCCACTTGTTTCCGAAAGCATCGTACCAGTTCCAGCAGCCGTCTAAGAATTTATAAGTCGCAACGAGATTTGCGCCTTCTGTTATGGTAAAGACAGTAGTCGTTATATCAAATGAAGTCTTTGTAGTCTTTTCCAATGACAAACTGCTTCCGTCTGAAAAAAGGCCTGCGCCTTTGCCTCTTCCTGCTGTCTCTTCAGCAGTGCTCATGTTAGTTATCAGCATTACATTGGAACCAGACGTATAAGGGTAGTCGTTCTTTGTAAATGAATAGAGGTCTTTGCCTCCTGATCTTTTTACCGAATACTCAAGCTTTCCTTTTGAGCCGTCGGTACCGGATACTTTTACATGGACCACATAAACATCAGGATCAAGAAATGAGTAGACAGAAGGGATATTTCCGTCAGCATCTTTAAGGCTCTTTTTAGATCCGTCGGGAAGCAAGACACCCGACGGCTTGTTTGTCTCCCTGATATAAAGAGTATCTTCGTATGTGCCTTCTTCACCGCTCTTCGGAGTAATGGTAAAGCTCTGCTTTGCAAACGCAGATCCTGACAGAGCATAGTAATCAGTGTAGACCCCGTCACCGTCATCATCTCTTAATTCACCGGCACGGTTTTTAAGGTCAGAGTCTTTATAGACCGTGAATACCGCACCGAGATAATTGATGCCGGAAGGGTCTCTTTTATCCAGATAGAAACCCGCATAAGCAGAATCTCTTAAGCCGGTTGCCTTAAGGCCCATGAAGCCGGTAAAGCTTCCCTTGCCTGCTTCGGAAGAACTGCTCGCCAAAGACTTTTTGCAGAAATATCCGGTGGTGGAACTTGCTGTCCAATGCATAGGGACGCCGTTTTCGATGCCCGCATAGATCGTAATGTGCTGGGCATTATTCTTGTCGTTATTGTCGTTCCACCACAAGATCATGTCGCCGGGCTTAAAGCCGTAAGTGTTGATTATCGTGATCCATTCATCGTTTTGAATGCCCTTGGTGCCGTTCGTATCAAAGCTCGAAAACTTATTTTCTGTGGGAGTTATGCCTTTTTTCTTAAGAAGGCCGTCTTTAAAGCTAGACTTGATGCCTGCAAATCCCGGTCTGTAAAAGCCGTATTTGTCGGGATTGCCGCCGCCTGCATAAGATAATGTCCTGTTACCGTAAGTTCCGGGCGTACTCTGGATATAAGCAGTCTTCAAAGTGACGCTGTATACAAAACTTACCGAACCTGCGCAGTCTATGCCGTTCCAGCCGCCTCCGCCCCATGTATACTTAACACCGTTTAAGCTGCTGCAGGCAGAAAGGATACGGTCCCTGAAAGCCTTCTCGCTCGTATATCCGGCTTTCCTTGTATCAGATTCGGAAACAAGCGCATTTGAACTTAATACAGCGGCACAAACATCAGTTCCAACAAATAACGGCAGAGCGCTCATCGCAACTGCTGCCGTCATCAGAAAAGCCAGTATCTTGGCTTTATTCTTTTTTCGTATCTTCATTTCACGATGCTTCCTCCATTTTGTCAGTGATGCACTTAAGAGAACCATCAACAATGCTGATGCGGTAAATACTGTCAGATAATCTCTCGGAAATTCTTACATGCTCGCTGTTTGTTTCCTTAACGAGGCTTATCAGTTTATGGCTCTCGCTGAAAGTCTCGGTCGAAAGGATCACGAGGTCATGTACTGATGAGGGCAGGATATAGCAATCAGTTCCGATGCTGTTTACGATCTTTTTCAGGACATCGGAATACAAAAGCGCATTAGCGCCGAAGAACTCAGCTTCGTTGCTGATAACATAGACCCTGTCTTTTTCGGGGATGTCGTCTTTGCCTGCAAATGTTTCTTCTATATGCTTGTCCTCAACGCCCCAGCGCTTCATAAGGCGCACCATCGTATCTTCGATCCTCTCGCTCTTAAAAGGAAATAACTTTTTCGTATTCTTCTTAGCGAGGCGGTACAAAACAGATTCAGTAAGTTCTTCTGATTTGGCGATATCGTTGGTAATAAGGAATCCCGAAACTCCGTGCTCATCCATGTTGACTATTGCTCTATAGACGACCGTAAGATCCATGAAATCCCTGTGGGGGCAGTGCTTGATCATCTCCTGGTTTTCCTTGGTATTAACGATCTGGAAAACTATCTTGTCCTTGATGCTTTCAAAATCAAATTGCAGGATGTCATCAGGCAGGCACTTTAATGACTCTTCAAGGTAGATTGCCTGGTTAGCCATGACCTTCTCGAAAGATTCACATTCAAGATACTGGTCGTACATTCTCTCCATGTAGAAAGTTGGGCTGCAGTATGAACGCGGCGTTCCCTTAGGCTTTATCACAACACCCGTAAGGCATGTATTCACCTTCGGCACTTTCCTAAGCTCGATTTCGCAGTCTGAATACCTCTCAGGCATATAGTCCAAGAACTCATTCATTACTCTCTCCTTAAAACTCTCGTAGTCCATCATGTTTTCTGTCCTCCGTAAAAAATATTGGAAATAAAAAAACGCACCCTCAAAAGGATGCGTTCATTCATTTGCACTATAAGTATAGATCCCTTCCCCGGTCTCATTCAATAAGCCAAAGTCTCAATTTTGGCACCCGGAATTTCAATTTGTCTTTTTGAAAAACATGCTCAAACGCAATTGCAGCAGGGCTTTAGTCCGCTTTTGTAACCGTTAAAAGGAGCTTGCCTGACTTAATGGAAACTGAGATGGAAAATACGCCTTTAACAGGATGGTTCGAAAAAGAATAAGATGACCCGGCTTTTAGCGTTGCATCTTTTAAAGCATAGTAAAGGCCTTCAGTGGTAACGCCTGTTACAGGTGTATCGAAATCAAACGGAATAAGCGAAACACTTGCATCATCTTTATAAGCCCTGACGCTGCATTCCGCATGATCTTCGCCTGATAACGGGAAGCACACGGTGATACCGTCTGAGACCGTTATCTTATAACCTTCAGCTCTGAACTTCATCGCAAGGCCCAGGTTTGCCATGACGTGATCGATCCTGCCGGACAAAGGACATACAAGGATTATCTCATCGTCTTTAGTTGCCTTGCCCAAAGCTATCTCTGAGTCTGTCCAGTCTTTTTCGACAGGGTATTTTTCGACAGGGATATTATTTGCACTGATATATTCCAGACCGGCCTTGGAGATAGAATCCATGTCTCCTACTACAAGAGACGGGATTATACCGGCTTTAGCAAGGAAATCACAGCCTGAATCGCATGCGATGACAGTTGTATCGGCAGCTTCCGAAAAGCCCCTGACAACGTCAGCAGCATGAACGCTCAATGGTCCGCCTGTTACGATAACAAAGCGCATCTTTTAAGGTCTTCTATGGCTTTTGCAGGATCTTCAGCATTAAAAACGGTGCTGCCTGCAACGAATAATCTGGCACCAGCGTCGTAGACTTCTTTTACATTGCCTAATGTGATGCCGCCGTCAACGGAGATGATGGTATCAGCGCCTGCGTCATCAATTGCTTTTCTTAATTTAGCGATCCTCTCATTTGAGGAAGCAAGATAGCCCTGGCCGCCAAAGCCGGGATATACGGTCATGATGAGGATTATCTCTACTTTTCCGATGTAAGGGAAAACCTTTTCGATTGGCGTATCGGGATGGATTGAGATTCCTGCCGTGCACCCTAATGCCTTGATGTCTTCAATCAACTTATCAGGGTTTTCGGAACACTCGACGTGGAATGTGATGTTGTCAGAACCTGCGTCTGCAAATGCCTTGATATACTTTTCGGGCTCAGTGATCATGAGGTGCGTATAAAACTTCATGTCTGTATATTTGCGGATTGACTGGATGACAGGGATTCCGAAGGAGATGTTATTAACATAATGGCCGTCCATAACGTCTATATGGAGGTATTCACAGTGGCCTTCGACCTTCTTGATATCTCTCATCAGATAGCCAAAATCCGCTGCAAGAATGGACGGTGCTATATCAATGTAACTCATTGTTTTCTCCTATGCTTGTAATTGTTCCTATTATCGTAAAGCTCCGTATAAAAGCTCTTATATCTCTCGTAGCGGCCTTCGTCCAAAAGGCCTTCTGCCAAAGCGTTTCTTACGACGCACCCGTCTTCTTTCCTGTGCGAACAGTCGTCGAACCTGCAGCCTTGCGCAATCGAAGTTATCTCTGGATATCCGTATAGAACATCCCTGTAATCGACGCCCTGGTCCTCTAAAGACAGCGAGGTAAAGCCCGGTGTGTCGCAGATAAAACCGTCGAAAAACTCGTGAAGCTCGACATGCCTCGTGGTATGTTTTCCGCGCTTGATCTTTGCACTTACTTCACCTGTTTCCATCAGGTCATACCCTAAAAGAGAATTACAGAGCGTACTCTTGCCGACGCCGGAAGGACCGGCAAAGGCCGCAATTCCATCACCTATTATATCCTTAAGATCACTTTTGGTAAGAGGCTTTAGATGTGAAGATAATAAAACTTCGTAACCTGCCTTAGTATAAACTGAACAAAGCCTGCTGCCGTCATCTTCATTAAGGTCGCTCTTGGTAAAAATGATGACAGGCTTTATGTCTCTTAATGAGCATACTAAAAGCATCTTATCGAGTAACGTAAGGTCCGGTTCGGGATTAGTAACGGAAAACGTCAGGAGCATAATCGAAAGGTTTGCTACAGGAGGCCTTGCTATAAAGCTTACCCTGTCCTTGATATCAGTAATGACATAAGGAACATCAGGGTCACCGGAAGGCATGATCGTTACCTTATCGCCGATTGCAGGCTTGATGCCCTTTAATCTGAACTGGCCTCTGGCAGCGCAGCTTACATATTGATAAGAGCCATCATGAAAGAAGCGAACGGTGTAAACACCGCCCACTCCTTTAGTAATTACTCCGTTAAAAGTTCCGGTTTCTGCCATCAGTTCTAACCCTATCCGTTGTTTCCGGGTCCGGGATTGGGGTTCTGATTCTGGTTCTGGTTCTGATTCTGGTTAGGATCAGGCTGCTGTCCGCCGCCACCGCCCGTGCCGGGATCCGGCTGTACAGGTGTAGGTGTCGGAGGTACAGGTGTAGGTGTATCCGTAGGCAACGGCGTATTTGTCGGCAATGCAGAGAATACAACCGTAAATGTCGTGCTCTCCTTAACGACAAATGTGTAGTTAAGTGAGTAAGTTACGATATTGCCCAAAGAATCCATCCAGTACTCAAACTTGAAGCCTGCGGCAGGAGTTGCCGTGAGAGTTACCTGGGTATTGAGCTCATATGTTCCAGCACCGGTTGCTGTACCGCTTCCCTTCATAGCGATGTCGATGACTGCCTGAGGAGGTGTAGGCGTAGGTGTGCCGCCGTTCTGGTAATCTTCCTTGGTTCCGACAAAGAGCTTGACGGAAGACTTTCTTGCAACAGAGGAACCTGCTACAGGATTTGTAAGGATTACGTACTGCTTCTTTGCATCGAGTGCAAGAACTTCAGGCGAGCCTTCGATCGTATAGTTGAGGCTGCTTTCTTCAAGCTTCTTCTTAGCTTCTGCAACAGTATTTCCTACAACGTCAGGAACGATAGAGGACTTAGGCTCGGTAGCATAGATGATGATTACCGATTCGCCTCTTAATACCTGTGTATTAGCTTCAGGTTCAGTCCTTATTACCTGACCCGGAGTTACATTGTCCGAAGGCTCTGTGCGCAAAACAGGCTCAAGACCGAGATTCTTTAAGGACTTATATGCATCCTTATAGTTCATGTTTGAATAATCCTGAAGGATTACCGATTCTTCGGCAGAAGATACTGTGAGGACAAGGTTGCTGATCTTATTTGTCGTGGAAACCACAACGCCCTCACGGATGCTCTGGGCAATAACGATTCCGGGCTCATAAGCATCAGAATCCTGATATTCGATCGAATAGTATACATTAGCGGCATCAAGCTTCTTGATGACTTCGTCTGCCTTAAGGCCGACATAGTTTTCGATCTCATAGTCTGTATTCTGCTCGATGCTTGTGGCATTTCCGACTGCCCTTATAACGAGGATTCCGATACCGATCAGAACGCCTACGATAACAACAATAATGAGAGCTAAAAGGACATTGTCCCTGAATCTTGAGATACGTCTGGATTCAGCGCTCTTTTCGATCTCTGAGATCTTCTCATACTCAGGATCCTGTCTGAAAGAGATATTTGTATCTGTGCTTGCAGCCTTTTCGGGAACGTTCGTGATAACGCCGTATACACCGTTAGGATCAACGAGCAGTGAATCAAGCTCGGTTACGAGCTGGCGCATTGTCTGGTAACGTCTCTCAGGGCTCTTCTGCATACACTTGGCGATGATGGAATCAAGGCCTTTCGGGATTCCCTGCATCAATGAAGAAGGAACCGGTGGTGTTTCCTGAAGGTGCTTAACTGCGATAGCAACGTTGGAATCGCCGTCAAACGGAAGTCTTCCTGTTACCATCTCGAAAAGGGATACGCCCAATGAATAGATATCAGACTGGGGACCTACATTGCCGCCTCTTGCCTGCTCGGGCGAGAAATAATGAACGGAGCCCATCTGAACACCGGTCATGGTGATCGTCGTGGAAGATGCGGCTCTTGCGATACCAAAGTCCGTTATCTTAGCTACACGGTCACGTGAGATAAGGATATTCTGGGGCTTGATGTCTCTGTGAACTATTCCGTTCTGGTGAGCATAGTCCAATGCAAGACCGATCTGGATAACGATCGGGACAGCATTTTTCCAGTCCAGGTGTCCATTCTGGTTGATGAGGTCTTTTACAGTGATGCCTTCGATATATTCCTGAACGATATATCTGAAGTTTCCTTCGTGGCCTACACCGTAAACCTTAACAATGTTGGCGTGGTTTAAAGATGCTACAGACTTAGCTTCCGCATCGAACCTTCTGATGAATTCATCGTCAGATGAGAACTCGGGCTTTAAGATCTTGATGGCAACGTTAGCGCCGGTGTTCATGTCGATTCCGAGATATACGTTAGCCATACCGCCTGAGCCAATAAGCTTGACGATCCTGTACTTGTTCGCAAATATCATGCCCTCAGGGCCGTGAACCTGATTTGCCATATTATCTCCTTATAGTTCGGTTGCGGGCTCTGCTTTCGCAAGCGTAACCGTAATATTATCTGTACTTTGTCCTTCGAGCGCCCGGGCAATCAGCTTGCTGCAGATGCTTTCAGGGTTATTTCTTTCTTTTGTGCAGGCCTTGAACTGCTCGTCAGTCATATATGAATAAAGTCCGTCCGAGCAAAGGAAGACCAGATCACCGTAACTTATATTATAACTGTAAATATCAGGATTGAGATACTGGTTCTCCCCGACGACCATGAGGAGCCTTGATCTTCCGGGATGATATTTAGCATCATCTTCAGTCAAAAGCCCCTGTTTTACGAGCTTGGCAGCTTCATTGTGATCTTCAGTGAGCTTGATGAGCTCAGATCCGTGCAGGAGATATCCCCTGGTATCGCCTATATGTGCGATCGTAAGTTCCGTTCCCTTCATGAGCGCAACAGTAAGCGTCGTGCACATGCCCATGCGCTCCCTGTTTTCGAGACAGTCATGGAGGATCATGATATTTACTCTGTTAAATAATACTTTTAGGAAATGCGGGAGCTCGTCTTTGCTGTCGATAAAAGCAAGGCTGTCCTTTAGAGTTGCCATGACGCCGTCTACGGCAATCTTGCTCGCGATCTCACCGCAGCATTCGCCGCCAACACCGTCAGCTACGGCCATGCAGAAATAGCCGCCTATCTGAGCATAGGCAAAGCTGTCTTCGTTGGTGTCCCTTACGGGACCTTTTTCGGACATTCCGTAAGTTAACATCTTTCTGCCTCTATTGTTCCCCTTCTGAGTTGTCCGCAGGCGGCCATGATGTCGCTGCCCATCTCTCGCCTGATAGTAGCATTTATGCCGCCGGATTCAAGGATTTCCTTAAATTGCTTTACTTTTGCCGGAGAAGCCGACTGGAATTTAGTTCCGGGCACCTTATTCATTGCAATGAGATTTACATGATAAAGTCCGCCCTTTAAGAGCTTGACTAATTCCGCTGCGCATTGCGGTGTATCGTTGATCCCTGCTAAAAGGCTGTACTCGAAAGTGATCCTTCTGCTTGTTGCCTTTGTATAGTTCTTGCAGGCAGTCATGAGCTGCTCGATAGAATACGCTTTTGCGACAGGCATGAGCTTTTTACGGAGCTCATCATTAGGCGCATGAAGCGATACTGCGAGGTTGACCTGAAGGCCTTCTTTTGTGAATTGTTCGATCTTCGGAACGAGTCCGCATGTTGAAAGCGTGATGTGTCTTGCACCTAAGTTCAAACCTTCAGGATCGTTTGCAAGCCTTATAAAACCCATGACATTATCATAGTTGTCAAAAGGCTCTCCGATGCCCATGATCACTACGCTGTGGACTCTCTCTCCGAGATTTTTCTGGGTCAATGTAACCTGCGCAAGGAGCTCGCCCGAAGAAAGGTTTCTACCGAAATCGATCTTTGCTGATGCGCAGAAAGCGCAGCCCATCTTGCATCCTGCCTGGGATGAAATGCAGACGGATATGCCTGTCTTATATCTCATTGCAACAGTCTCAATGATGTTGCCGTCGTAGAGCTTATATACGAACTTTTCGGTGCCGTCGAGTTTGGATACCAGATGTTCTCTTAATTCGAAGCCGCCGAAAATAAAGTCTTCTTCGAGCATTGCCCTGACGTTTTTGGGGACATTAGTCATCTCATCAGTCGTAACAGAACCTGATGAAAGCCAGCCGTAGATCTGGGAAGCGCGGTACTTCGGAACACCGCGTGTTTCACACCATGCGGTAAGATCTTTTAAAGTTAAATCCAGGCAGAACTTATCCTTCAAGATCAATCTTCCTTTCTGTCTCTTTCCATGCGGCAGATAAAGAATCCCTCGCACTTGTCTTTATGAGGAAGGAGCGTGATCATGCCGTTCGCGGCGCTCTCTGCCCTTTCTTCATCCATATAGATCCCTTCAGGAAGATACTTGTCGATCGGCACAGTGTGAAATCTCTTATGCTCAGCAAGGAATGTCTCGACCTGATTCTGGTTCTCATCTGAATTAAGAGTGCATGTGCAGTAAATAAGGGTTCCGCCCGGGCGCACCATTTTCGCAGCATGCTCCAGGATCGAATATTGCAAAGGGATCAGCTCATCTAATTCATCGTATGTAAACTTATCCCTGATATCGGGTTTTCTTCCCAAAAGGCCTAAGCCGCTGCAAGGGACATCACACAATACGATATCGTAAGACTTCTTTGAATCCTTATCGTCCTTGCTGATATTTGAAGCATCAGCGCAGATCGTCTCTATTGATGTAAGGCCGAGTCTTTCACAGTTATCCCTGACGAGCTTCAATCTTGCCTCATTGATATCTAATGCATAGATATAGAGGTCATCCCTGCACATCTGTGCCATGTGGGTGGACTTGCCGCCGGGAGCTGCGCAGCAGTCAAGGATCTTATCAGCAACTCTCGGGTGTGCCACGTGGGATGCGAGCATCGCGCCCTGTCCCTGGACGAACATGCCGTATTTATTGAAGCATTCGGTATTTTCAAGTCCGTTAAGGCCGCCTGTGATCTCAACGCAGTCAGGAATGAAGCTTCCCTTGATTGCAGTAATGCCTTCTTTTTTGAGTTCCTTAATAAGTGTTTCCTGATCTACCTTATACGCATCAAATCTGACCGTGATGTTCATGGGTTCAAGGAACGCTTTTCCGATCTCATAAGCTTCCTGCTTGCCGAAATCTTTTTTCAGGATGCCGTAGATCTCAGGCTTTAATGCAACCTTGATGCCGGGCTTAAA contains these protein-coding regions:
- a CDS encoding ribulose-phosphate 3-epimerase, which produces MSYIDIAPSILAADFGYLMRDIKKVEGHCEYLHIDVMDGHYVNNISFGIPVIQSIRKYTDMKFYTHLMITEPEKYIKAFADAGSDNITFHVECSENPDKLIEDIKALGCTAGISIHPDTPIEKVFPYIGKVEIILIMTVYPGFGGQGYLASSNERIAKLRKAIDDAGADTIISVDGGITLGNVKEVYDAGARLFVAGSTVFNAEDPAKAIEDLKRCALLS
- a CDS encoding LPXTG-site transpeptidase (sortase) family protein, with the translated sequence MKSNYFKAFLGAVLIILSVIGMLLFLEEYAKSYIRNTVKDEVLNRRENDDVEYDVPKGDYLAINGEETTAEENAAEGLIQIARYTAGNTNATDKLHLIGIISIPSLDIEEPIWEENTDLAMRYGVILMDYSPSPGDKGNSIIVGHRNNITHTIFDKLTKIKNGAAVTITTPEGFEQNYRVNGRYYCSPYDLQDYVGTSEDYPVMVTLITCAREKGNSWRFIVTLIPS
- a CDS encoding thiamine pyrophosphokinase; the protein is MRFVIVTGGPLSVHAADVVRGFSEAADTTVIACDSGCDFLAKAGIIPSLVVGDMDSISKAGLEYISANNIPVEKYPVEKDWTDSEIALGKATKDDEIILVCPLSGRIDHVMANLGLAMKFRAEGYKITVSDGITVCFPLSGEDHAECSVRAYKDDASVSLIPFDFDTPVTGVTTEGLYYALKDATLKAGSSYSFSNHPVKGVFSISVSIKSGKLLLTVTKAD
- a CDS encoding NlpC/P60 family protein, giving the protein MKIRKKNKAKILAFLMTAAVAMSALPLFVGTDVCAAVLSSNALVSESDTRKAGYTSEKAFRDRILSACSSLNGVKYTWGGGGWNGIDCAGSVSFVYSVTLKTAYIQSTPGTYGNRTLSYAGGGNPDKYGFYRPGFAGIKSSFKDGLLKKKGITPTENKFSSFDTNGTKGIQNDEWITIINTYGFKPGDMILWWNDNNDKNNAQHITIYAGIENGVPMHWTASSTTGYFCKKSLASSSSEAGKGSFTGFMGLKATGLRDSAYAGFYLDKRDPSGINYLGAVFTVYKDSDLKNRAGELRDDDGDGVYTDYYALSGSAFAKQSFTITPKSGEEGTYEDTLYIRETNKPSGVLLPDGSKKSLKDADGNIPSVYSFLDPDVYVVHVKVSGTDGSKGKLEYSVKRSGGKDLYSFTKNDYPYTSGSNVMLITNMSTAEETAGRGKGAGLFSDGSSLSLEKTTKTSFDITTTVFTITEGANLVATYKFLDGCWNWYDAFGNKWEGTSSFPLKYDTEYVITETFEKAPPFACSDGNTIDYEFTNDSDWEKVNETTYKYMFKTDSLGSKKTYSFTCENNKLSGKIEVYKEVKDKDDSKEGCVFELWNKDKTIKLAEGVSDKDGKVKWKSQGAAAFELADVPCGRYVLCEVCPDISYHGSKARYVYEVPEGFTDGKDGKWYKEITVAADTIKETVVNDRLECSVKVAKSSEDKVISNVEFSITYGGLNEEPVWDSKPLSNGKTDSKGYLVFTNLPTGWYRVDEKVEPAYKVTWDDGTTGKSRIFKLTKADDNKVIEVKAANKIDIKPLLSTSLTDNNQSHKINCGKDIELTDKVHFENLTAGYEYKITGCLVNKISGGILKDKDGNEYKTTVTFKADKSLGEISLDEKGREVVTGDVSVRFKIDSGLLFEQAFAEGAAELSVVCTETLIFRDIVIAEHKDLNDNDQTISISPAISTSATDANTNTSVMTLSETIGINDSLSFTGLNPGDKYIATGILMDKATGEPYVDSDGNTYTKTVKFTPKSPDGYVIVPFENVNVPLDTIELVVFESVKTENGTNPIAVHEDINDEGQTVRRPSCKTLATTVKGDKTFLKNSTVTIVDHVSYENLEVGHTYYAKATLKLSSGSEVTSKGTEVVSLQKFEPEEPSGVVDVKLKFKAQGLNSGDTVVVIENIYDMSTEEETALGIQYEDIRVIAHEDLDNKDQSLSVTDIPISGELLSSKTVIGAVIFLVSVGAGAYFVTDEIKRKMIKRNIR
- a CDS encoding ribosome biogenesis GTPase, which produces MAETGTFNGVITKGVGGVYTVRFFHDGSYQYVSCAARGQFRLKGIKPAIGDKVTIMPSGDPDVPYVITDIKDRVSFIARPPVANLSIMLLTFSVTNPEPDLTLLDKMLLVCSLRDIKPVIIFTKSDLNEDDGSRLCSVYTKAGYEVLLSSHLKPLTKSDLKDIIGDGIAAFAGPSGVGKSTLCNSLLGYDLMETGEVSAKIKRGKHTTRHVELHEFFDGFICDTPGFTSLSLEDQGVDYRDVLYGYPEITSIAQGCRFDDCSHRKEDGCVVRNALAEGLLDEGRYERYKSFYTELYDNRNNYKHRRKQ